The region CGATAAGGTTATAAGCTATAAGGTACATATAAGGCTTTATGTACTACAATAatcactatattataatgctttGCTTTGCTCTTTCTACGATCCTGTGACGTatgtataatctgtatttgttAACTTTGCATAGAGGgtacatcaaaatattttgtaatctgtATGCGCGCCTTTGTGCCTCTCTCTCTTGGAAATTAAAACGTGGCACCGAACAGTTCGTTTTACTACAACTCCCGAAATATCACAGATCCAAGccctttttttttcttcaaactTTTCCTAAGCCCtcaggttgcctggaagacaTTGCATCTTAGCGAAGTCCTCCTCTttgtaactatttttattttgtttttgtttattcactTTGTTTCTATTTTCTCACCTCATTGACTAGATTTTGACATTTTCAatgaacagatttaatttgtactttgtacacttataaaagactagctgtgccctgcggtttcacccgcataaatccgtatcccgtaggaatatggggataaaaagttgcctatatgttattccagttttccagctacctacgtaccaaatttcattgcaattgtttcagtagtttttacttgaaatagcaacaaacgcacacacatccttacaaactattatttataatattagtaggattgattatatcattaaagtaTTTGCCTTACagtattgtaattgtatttatagtcattttaatttctattccTTCATTTACTCCCTTTTttctcatacaaaaatacacataaaaaaaattcaaacataagtacatataaataattagttagaAACTACAATAGCTCAATggtttcaatttcaaataaatacattagaaTTCCGTTGGAATTAAattacgttaaaaatattgtcgtAATGAATAGTATACATAGATCATTTATATGAACGACAAGTCGGCCGCAATAAGCCTTGTCCAATTTAAATGCAACAAACGATTAACCAATTTCGCGCTTATGACGCCTGAATTAATTAAGGGGACACAGTGACTCaatagcaaaatattttgcacTCGGGTCGCTGAGGAAGTATAGAACCGTCGGTGAAAGTGGATATagcaaataatgaataatatttgatacgaAATTTATAGACCTCattctgtattaaattaacgCAAAATGTATCGGTAAAAAATACAAccttacatataatattagtgatttaaaatataatatttatgaaataatacatataaaataacatctacTTTACCTTATGAAAGTTTGAAGTATTTCCAGTTTCACTGGTTGAATATGCATTTAATACACTGCGCGGCCTTCATTATTCTAACGATACATATCCTTATTTCAAATAGGTAcagtctttataaataattaataaattaaaggatCACGAATGACATCAGTCAACGACGTAACAATAGCTGGAAGccatgtttgtttattgtccaacattttttaatgtgattaaCAAAGTCTAGATACAAAGAATTTGAGCATcacatataacaaatttcatcactttacacatattaattactttacatagctaatattttattgaatagaataccgtacatacattttatctaCATAGTCGCTACTGAGTTATATATGATAGAGTTTAAAAATGCAGTTGGCACCATTTTGTagtttgtatatttcatattttcatagtCCCTAAAAAGAAGACAATAGTAATAActctaaatttttaattacgatatcTCCAAGTTCATGTATAATATAGGGTACATTCGTTATCTAAAAACATCACGTGTTAATTGTCAGTGTTGTGTATCAGACTTCAGAATTGACAAGTgacatatgttatttttattggccACAGTGATATCGATAAAAGTGCATAGTTTtgagttttaaataacaagACTTGGGTAAGTCTTACTTGAATTAGTACTATTTAGTTCGTTGTTTTACATTATAGTTGTACTACAAATGTGCGTctcgtatttttgtttttatacagaaaaaacacaaaaacccTATTTGTCCGCAGAACTTACCTgtcaaatttagttttttaattttagttctaTATTTTCCCGGAATGCGGCGCTCAATTCGCTTCATATTTTGATCACGTGACCGGAATCAACCGCCAAAACGTATGTCACTGTCATCTTGTCCGCGAATCGGCATTTTTCTGAAATTCTGTTTTATAACgtttgcttttattttcaaacatcGAAACGTGGCCAAGTCTTACCATAATTAGAAACGCATTCGAAGTTGATCAAACCAAAGCAATACTTTGTAAACTAGATTTATAATGGCAAAGGTTCATATAACCAACGTAGTCGTACTCGACAATCCCAGTCCATTTTTGAATCCTTTTCAATTCGAGCTGACCTTCGAATGTATAGAGGAACTGAAAGAGGATCTCGAATGGAGGATGATATATGTTGGATCGGCAGAAACAGAGGAACACGATCAAGTATTAGACACTATATACGTAGGTCCCATACCAGAGGGCCGTCACATGTTTGTGTTCCAAGCACCTCCGCCTGACGTGACACGGATACCCGAGAACGATGCTCTAGGCGTAACTGTAGTGCTATTAACGTGTTCATACAGAGGGCAAGAGTTTGTCCGCGTCggttatttcataaacaatgAATACAGTGAGAGTGAGCCGGAGTTGAGGGAGAATCCGCCGGCGAAGCCACAATTCGACAAGGTGGTGAGGAACATTCTAGCATCTGAACCGAGAGTGACGAGGTTTAAGATCAATTGGGCGGAACCGGACACTGCGCCGGCGGACTCTGGTGATGCGAATATAGAAACGCACGCGCCTAGTAACGATTCGTATGGGGCGTCGTTCAATGCGGATAGTCAATTAAGTGGGATTGAGTTCCAGGGTAGCCTTAGTGGGTATGGGGACAACTCGAATTCAATCGCTCCTATGGAGTGCTGAGGTAAGTGCCCATGTTTCTATTCTATGGTATTCGTAACATCAATTGTGGATTAAGCAAGCATTGTTTTGTCTGACATTTTAgctaatgtattatttatattttgcctATGAAGGTAAACCCTTCCTGTATAGCAAAAAGGCTGAAAAGGAAGGATGTATTCTTGGAGGCAGACAAGGCACTGGTCTCGTCGTCTACATAATTGAAATCCTAATAACCATTCatcaatcattaaaaaaaaaaattattcaatcctttaaaaaaaaaaaattatttataatttagtcaTAACTATTAAATGAACACacgaaaaatatgttaaatcaGCTGAGTTGTTTCCGAGGAGAACTTCTAAGtcaaacatttacaatattgacattgttgttttatatatatgttaattaactGCACAATTCGCCAAAGAACAGaggaaattcaattaaatgagTTCATTGACCCATAGCTTCAGGCCACTTTGATGGCTGGTTAGATAAGccgtatttcttttatttaaaattattaccaaCATCCCAGGGAGGACATACCAAATCTTACCATGGAACGAAATGACAAAAACTCCtcatcaaacacaaaaataatcacctTAATAGGATCAAACTCACAGCGTCCATGCAACTAAGCAAAACAAATAGAAACAGTTGAACCAAGAACCTTTTTTTGACATTATGATCGAAAATGCATTTTTGAAGTACTTGTGATTTCAATGTTACTTACagattgtatataaaaaaattgatgaaCGGAGTTTCTCAAGGCAAAACAGCAGGTGGCGGTCTGAGATTTATGGACTGATGTGATAAAACCATGAGCTGCATATTGCATATGGGAAGCAAGTAATTATAAGGGTAGTCGTTATGCTATACCTAATAATGCATAAGCAAACCTTACttgtgttataaatgtgaaagtgtgtttgttgaaGAGTAGCAATATTATCAGATTTTGTAGCTGGAGATTAGCAGACTAgtgagtgatataggctactttttatcagAGAAATAGTTCATTGTAATGGGAAgataagttaaataattaaatcgcatttaacatccattaaaaagCATTAATTACACTctgaaatgtataaattcCAATAGAGGGTGCTATATTAAATCTGTATCATGTATGTCAACTAGTTGTGGAaagtttgtattattatataacgtaCCCCATTAGTTTATGTTATctctaaatttattatttccaacaaaataaaaactatgaatatttatcaagCGTCCAAAAATATAGTAgattttcgtttttatgttatactttGTACATTATTACTGTTTGTcctttataacaaattttaggTATTggtaatttctatatattgtgtgtttcatttttgtgTTGTAAATATCTGCGCTTGACGGATACTTTTGAGCCTCTTATAAATCTCTGAGATGTAAAACTATCCACAATGTGACATTGGCAAAATTGTGGCAACACAGCActgccattcataaaataaaattgaattgaattgaattattatataactttaagtGTAGGTAACAAATTGAAGAAATATGTCTTTTACGGATTTAGAAGTTTTATGGTATATATTCATCTTGAAAAATCTTAGGATAATAATATGGTTATATTCATAAGAAAGAATTATGTTAAACTAGCTAATCGGCTGTGGCTTTGTCCCCATAATTAAAGGAAATTGGATGTTTCACTGCGGTAAAACcaagcctatgtcactctctagcctaCAAACTATCACTAGATACAAAATTCATGCCATAAAATTGGTCCTTTACTATGAGAAagatagacaaacaaacagacacatcAGCattcgtaatattatatttcgacAGAATGCTTATGTGATTTATGCCTAATTTAGCCTGTCACAAGCAAGAATTGTCTCTTATGCAATATATAGTCTATGGCCACTATTATCAAGGATTTCTGATTGAAGGGAGTCGTGGCTTGTattgttatgataaaaattagtttttctttGTACAAAGTGGACTGTGGAATTAGATAAAACTAAgcaaaatagattttaagttAGATGTTTTGTGTATgtaatcttttttttgttgaataaattgaGATAATAGTACTAACAGGTGTTTCCAAAGACATtgttgatgatttttttttttacaattctaGAGGAAAAATAACAGTGTAACTATCTGTATCCACCGGCTTTGTCTGTGGTACATATTCGTCTCTATGCTACTCAGTGGAGCGTTCCAATGtagaaagaatttattaaaattgattcagTAGTTATGTGAATACATGACTACAACCAAAACAAATGTTTCCCacttgtgtttttgtatgtacgtacgattataatattagtttaaattaaacaaagtaaTGTAGCTTATgtttccattatttttttaattattcagctgttaaatgtatcattatttattttacaataatttctttaaagcatttttgaaTAGGTGCTACTGCTAtaagtttagtttttattcattaagcaaattaaacataagatcagttttataatctgtgctCATGTGGAATTcttcatttaaaaagtatataggGGTTGTCAACTAATGTATATAgtaagtatgttttttattcatactgtgactgttaaaaattatgtagaacttctttatttttagtgCATACACAAAGAAATGTAATCATTTGAATCggtatatattgataaaaattaatgcagGAAAAATGTCATTAACGATATGTCAACAACCCTAATTAAAATGGTGTATttcacaaattataaacatgaaaaatatatactatattatttggAAGTGTTATACACACGTGTATGTCGCGTTGTGTCGCGTCAGAagcgttatttttaaaagtaatgttttttttcttattaactCATCatataccattttttttttgttattttccttATACACACTTCCTTTTCTTATTTACCCacttatcattttttattcataacaatcTAATATCCTAAGCTATGTCCTGaggtttgaaaaaaaatcgttatacaaccttataaaatgtatcctgCAAGATATAATCTAGTTTAAAATCATCCTTATGAACTCGGCTGTAACACGACAGCAATTTAACACACTAACGTGTTATTTTTGgtggttatttttaaaatggcgCTCCTACTGACGCATCATAACACGTCACACGAAACCTGTAAAATAGTATTCGATTGAATTATGTCTGGATTAAGTTCCTTCGCCTGACTTACAAGCCAAGATTAGCTGCTCATTGTGAAtctaatgtatttaaaattaagttaaaattgtacctaacaaattgtatatatttgcgtatttttaatgataagttaataaataattttgaaac is a window of Zerene cesonia ecotype Mississippi unplaced genomic scaffold, Zerene_cesonia_1.1 Zces_u003, whole genome shotgun sequence DNA encoding:
- the LOC119838481 gene encoding histone chaperone asf1; protein product: MAKVHITNVVVLDNPSPFLNPFQFELTFECIEELKEDLEWRMIYVGSAETEEHDQVLDTIYVGPIPEGRHMFVFQAPPPDVTRIPENDALGVTVVLLTCSYRGQEFVRVGYFINNEYSESEPELRENPPAKPQFDKVVRNILASEPRVTRFKINWAEPDTAPADSGDANIETHAPSNDSYGASFNADSQLSGIEFQGSLSGYGDNSNSIAPMEC